One region of candidate division WOR-3 bacterium genomic DNA includes:
- a CDS encoding MFS transporter: MFSLLRKKGILFLGLSNTISQLGDRLTHMVIITLIGIMFPGRISAFSEFSITFSLPIVILSPFAGVIVDHWNRQTIMFRCHLIQAILIFITPFFIMLTHSMAPVWILVVLFFSLDLFNNTSKNSVIPDLVSYDQLVPANSVIITLARVATFIGMVGGGYLIRWVGWQVGFFIDASAHMIAGALVLGMGARSMFAPVRKVDFSLSKELKKSLNTFLLDLKELLILLYRDRMVVLVMISVFVLPFVSAVAYTVLIFLVQQEFGMGTPGVGLLGGIIGVGMLCGAIMIGYFGRYVSRGLILIYSIAVLMLSFFVGPFFITPVYLYIMSFLVGIVYSFIGISQDTILQEDVVKGIRGRIFATKEFIANLTFVIWAVLIGVISSMLGPFMIIRFVSFVLLVILAFSIIIYRSIPHEVRSRL; this comes from the coding sequence ATGTTTAGTCTTCTACGGAAAAAGGGGATCCTTTTTTTGGGACTATCGAATACGATTTCCCAACTCGGGGACCGTCTTACCCACATGGTCATTATAACTTTGATCGGCATCATGTTCCCGGGACGTATTTCCGCATTCAGCGAATTCTCTATCACTTTTTCGCTTCCGATCGTGATTCTCTCGCCATTCGCCGGCGTCATTGTCGATCACTGGAACAGGCAGACAATAATGTTTCGCTGCCATTTAATCCAAGCCATTCTTATTTTCATAACACCGTTTTTCATCATGTTGACGCACAGCATGGCCCCGGTCTGGATACTGGTCGTTCTTTTCTTCTCCCTCGATCTTTTCAACAACACCTCGAAGAACAGCGTCATTCCTGATCTGGTCAGTTATGATCAATTGGTACCGGCGAATTCTGTAATCATCACGCTGGCACGGGTCGCGACTTTCATCGGCATGGTCGGCGGTGGATATCTCATCCGGTGGGTAGGCTGGCAAGTCGGTTTCTTCATTGATGCATCGGCCCACATGATCGCTGGTGCGCTCGTTCTGGGCATGGGGGCGAGGAGTATGTTCGCGCCGGTCAGGAAGGTCGATTTTTCCTTATCGAAAGAGTTGAAGAAGTCACTTAATACTTTCCTGCTCGACCTCAAAGAACTCCTCATATTGCTGTACAGGGACCGAATGGTCGTGCTCGTGATGATATCGGTCTTCGTGCTACCATTTGTCTCCGCCGTTGCTTACACAGTTCTTATTTTTCTTGTGCAGCAGGAGTTCGGCATGGGCACACCCGGTGTCGGGCTGCTCGGCGGTATCATCGGAGTTGGCATGCTCTGCGGTGCCATAATGATCGGTTATTTCGGACGCTATGTCAGCCGAGGCTTAATACTAATATACAGCATTGCCGTACTCATGCTTTCGTTTTTCGTCGGCCCCTTCTTTATCACTCCGGTATATCTGTACATAATGTCATTTCTCGTTGGTATTGTGTACTCATTTATAGGCATTTCTCAGGACACGATCCTTCAGGAAGATGTTGTCAAAGGCATTCGCGGACGCATATTCGCAACAAAGGAATTCATTGCAAATCTTACTTTCGTCATATGGGCAGTATTGATCGGAGTAATATCTTCAATGCTTGGGCCATTCATGA